A single genomic interval of Arachis duranensis cultivar V14167 chromosome 7, aradu.V14167.gnm2.J7QH, whole genome shotgun sequence harbors:
- the LOC107459953 gene encoding uncharacterized protein LOC107459953 isoform X2 yields MSLMLHHVSMLPHEAVSCKLRLAGALARSHSFSASCSVTNRAIHCTPERWSCSGSCIGVSISSSRCNYQGKRLVRSCSTTSDFVIAGDESYGNKQVVSLTPRLYDYVLKNVREPEILRQLREETASMRGSQMQVSPDQAQLLAMLVQTLGAEWCIEVGVYTGYSSLAIALILPESGRLVACERDAKSLDIAKKYYHLAGVSHKVDVRLGLAVDSLESLILNGESGSYDFAFIDAEKRMTEKYFELLLQLVRVGGLIVIDNVLWHGKVADPLVNDPKTISIRNFNRRLMEDKRVSISMVPIGDGMTICRKR; encoded by the exons ATGAGTTTGATGCTTCATCACGTATCAATGCTGCCACATGAGGCTGTATCTTGTAAACTGAGGCTTGCTGGAGCATTAGCAAGATCTCATTCCTTTTCTGCATCTTGTTCTGTCACCAATAGAGCAATCCATTGCACCCCAGAAAGGTGGAGCTGCAGTGGCAGTTGTATTGGAGTTAGTATTAGTAGTAGTAGATGCAACTACCAAGGGAAAAGGCTTGTTAGAAGCTGCTCCACCACCAGTGACTTTGTAATTGCTGGTGACGAAAGTTATGGCAACAAGCAGGTTGTTAGTCTCACTCCGCGCTTGTATGACTATGTGCTAAAAAATGTTAGAGAACCTGAG ATTTTAAGGCAACTGCGCGAGGAGACAGCCTCTATGCGTGGAAGTCAGATGCAG GTATCTCCTGATCAGGCACAATTACTTGCAATGCTTGTGCAGACTCTTGGAGCCGAATGGTGCATTGAAGTCGGTGTTTATACT GGTTACTCATCACTGGCCATAGCATTAATCCTGCCAGAATCAGGTCGTTTGGTTGCATGTGAAAGAGACGCCAAATCTCTTGATATTGCCAAGAAGTACTATCACCTAGCTGGTGTTTCACATAAG GTGGATGTAAGACTTGGACTTGCAGTGGATTCCCTAGAATCTTTAATATTGAACGGTGAATCAGGAAG TTATGATTTTGCATTTATTGATGCTGAGAAAAGGATGACTGAGAAATATTTTGAACTGCTACTGCAACTG GTGAGGGTTGGAGGTCTTATAGTAATTGATAATGTTCTTTGGCATGGGAAAGTTGCTGATCCGCTG GTAAATGACCCAAAAACTATCAGCATTAGAAATTTCAATCGAAGGTTAATGGAAGACAAGCGTGTAAGCATCAGTATG GTACCTATTGGAGATGGGATGACAATATGCAGAAAAAGATGA
- the LOC107459953 gene encoding uncharacterized protein LOC107459953 isoform X1: MSLMLHHVSMLPHEAVSCKLRLAGALARSHSFSASCSVTNRAIHCTPERWSCSGSCIGVSISSSRCNYQGKRLVRSCSTTSDFVIAGDESYGNKQVVSLTPRLYDYVLKNVREPEILRQLREETASMRGSQMQVSPDQAQLLAMLVQTLGAEWCIEVGVYTGYSSLAIALILPESGRLVACERDAKSLDIAKKYYHLAGVSHKVDVRLGLAVDSLESLILNGESGSYDFAFIDAEKRMTEKYFELLLQLVRVGGLIVIDNVLWHGKVADPLVNDPKTISIRNFNRRLMEDKRVSISMVGSYQFFSSITDALS, translated from the exons ATGAGTTTGATGCTTCATCACGTATCAATGCTGCCACATGAGGCTGTATCTTGTAAACTGAGGCTTGCTGGAGCATTAGCAAGATCTCATTCCTTTTCTGCATCTTGTTCTGTCACCAATAGAGCAATCCATTGCACCCCAGAAAGGTGGAGCTGCAGTGGCAGTTGTATTGGAGTTAGTATTAGTAGTAGTAGATGCAACTACCAAGGGAAAAGGCTTGTTAGAAGCTGCTCCACCACCAGTGACTTTGTAATTGCTGGTGACGAAAGTTATGGCAACAAGCAGGTTGTTAGTCTCACTCCGCGCTTGTATGACTATGTGCTAAAAAATGTTAGAGAACCTGAG ATTTTAAGGCAACTGCGCGAGGAGACAGCCTCTATGCGTGGAAGTCAGATGCAG GTATCTCCTGATCAGGCACAATTACTTGCAATGCTTGTGCAGACTCTTGGAGCCGAATGGTGCATTGAAGTCGGTGTTTATACT GGTTACTCATCACTGGCCATAGCATTAATCCTGCCAGAATCAGGTCGTTTGGTTGCATGTGAAAGAGACGCCAAATCTCTTGATATTGCCAAGAAGTACTATCACCTAGCTGGTGTTTCACATAAG GTGGATGTAAGACTTGGACTTGCAGTGGATTCCCTAGAATCTTTAATATTGAACGGTGAATCAGGAAG TTATGATTTTGCATTTATTGATGCTGAGAAAAGGATGACTGAGAAATATTTTGAACTGCTACTGCAACTG GTGAGGGTTGGAGGTCTTATAGTAATTGATAATGTTCTTTGGCATGGGAAAGTTGCTGATCCGCTG GTAAATGACCCAAAAACTATCAGCATTAGAAATTTCAATCGAAGGTTAATGGAAGACAAGCGTGTAAGCATCAGTATGGTAGGTTCataccaatttttttcttcCATCACTGATGCACTTTCATAG